The region ACCTGAATATCTGTATGGATTATTGCGGAACCTGCCCCAGTTTGCCATTTCCACCTCAACCTTACCTGTTCTGTGCAAGGGGCAATTCAGATCAGACTATAGAGAAGAATGGCTGCAAGTGTCCCGCATGTCCTGTATATATTTCAAACGGGCTGAAGGGAATGTACTTTTGCGAAACTGGAAAAGCACCTTGAACTTTAATAAATGATTAAAAATTATGTTCATAGAATTTATTGATATTTCATCGTTGATTTTCGCCTATATTGGCGCAGCAATGATACTTTACGGTGGGATCTTAGCTACAATTAAAACATTGAACCTTGAGATAAGAAGATTACCAATCCTTGGATATCATGACATTCGCA is a window of Methanosarcinales archaeon DNA encoding:
- a CDS encoding DUF2769 domain-containing protein, producing MNICMDYCGTCPSLPFPPQPYLFCARGNSDQTIEKNGCKCPACPVYISNGLKGMYFCETGKAP